One genomic region from Streptomyces sp. NBC_00582 encodes:
- the cobC gene encoding Rv2231c family pyridoxal phosphate-dependent protein CobC, which yields MRTEGHDLRHHGDAEVRDDGSALVDLAVNVRAQTPPRWLREHIAASLTGLAAYPDGRAARAAVAARHGLPAERVLLTAGAAEAFVLLARALKVRRPVVVHPQFTEPEAALRDAGHSVDRVVLRAEDGFRLDPAAVPEDADLVVIGNPTNPTSVLHPAKTIARLARAGRTLVVDEAFMDAVPGEREALAGRTDVPGLVVLRSLTKTWGLAGLRIGYVLAAPETIAALERAQPLWPVSTPALAAAEACVAPRALAEAAHAAHRVATDRAHLVAGLEEFAGDGVRVVGPAEGPFVLVRLPRAAAVRRCLRDLGFAVRRGDTFPGLDEEWLRLAVRDRTTVNSFLQALDRAMTLADR from the coding sequence ATGCGCACTGAGGGGCACGATCTGCGGCACCACGGGGACGCCGAGGTCCGCGACGACGGCTCGGCGCTGGTCGACCTCGCGGTGAACGTCCGCGCGCAGACGCCCCCGCGCTGGCTGCGCGAGCACATCGCCGCGTCCCTGACCGGTCTGGCGGCCTACCCCGACGGGCGGGCCGCGCGGGCGGCGGTGGCCGCGCGGCACGGGCTGCCGGCGGAGCGGGTGCTGCTGACGGCGGGCGCGGCGGAGGCGTTCGTGCTGCTGGCGCGGGCGCTGAAGGTGCGCCGGCCGGTGGTGGTGCATCCGCAGTTCACGGAGCCGGAGGCGGCGCTGCGGGACGCCGGGCACAGCGTGGACCGGGTGGTGCTGCGGGCCGAGGACGGGTTCCGGCTGGATCCGGCGGCGGTGCCGGAGGACGCCGACCTGGTGGTGATCGGCAACCCGACGAATCCCACCTCGGTGCTGCACCCGGCCAAGACGATCGCGCGGCTGGCCCGGGCGGGGCGGACGCTGGTGGTCGACGAGGCGTTCATGGACGCGGTGCCCGGTGAGCGCGAGGCCCTCGCCGGGCGCACGGACGTGCCGGGTCTCGTGGTGCTGCGCAGCCTGACCAAGACCTGGGGGCTCGCGGGACTGCGGATCGGGTACGTGCTCGCCGCCCCGGAGACGATCGCCGCGCTGGAGCGCGCCCAGCCGCTGTGGCCGGTGTCCACGCCGGCGCTGGCCGCGGCCGAGGCGTGTGTCGCTCCCCGGGCGCTGGCGGAGGCGGCCCACGCCGCGCATCGCGTCGCCACGGACCGGGCCCATCTCGTGGCCGGTCTGGAGGAGTTCGCCGGTGACGGGGTGCGGGTCGTCGGCCCGGCCGAGGGTCCGTTCGTGCTGGTCCGGCTGCCGAGGGCGGCCGCGGTGCGCCGGTGTCTGCGGGACCTGGGGTTCGCGGTCCGGCGCGGGGACACCTTCCCCGGGCTCGACGAGGAGTGGCTGCGTCTCGCGGTCCGGGACCGGACGACGGTCAACTCGTTCCTTCAGGCGCTTGACCGGGCGATGACCCTGGCCGACCGCTGA
- the cobJ gene encoding precorrin-3B C(17)-methyltransferase: MIGLISATAAGAAARDRLAVAWPDRTRVYDGPVGDAVRRAFAECEQLVCFLATGAVVRLVAPLLGDKTSDPGVVCVDEGGRFAVPVLGGHGGGANELALRVGELLGAQPVVTTATDAVGLPGLDTLGLPVEGDVAAVTRALLDGEPVALDAEVAWPLPPLPFTASDTSDAYVVRVTDRAVAPGAREVLLRPPSLVVGVGASRGAPAEEVLEVIEGALREARVSPRSVASLATVDAKAGEPGILEAAARLGVPVVTYSAEELAAVQVPNPSDAPLAAVGTPSVAEAAALRQGGELLVPKRKSAGSPAMATCAVVRRPGRGRLAVVGLGPGARDLLTPRAKDELRRASVLVGLDQYVDQIRDLLRPGTRILESGLGAEEERARTAVAEARKGHAVALIGSGDAGVYAMASPALAEACEDIEVVGVPGVTAALAAAALLGAPLGHDHVSISLSDLHTPWEVIERRVRAAAEADLVVTFYNPRSRGRDWQLPKALAILAEHREPGTPVGVVRNASRPDGTARVTTLAGLDPATVDMMTVVTVGNTATRTVAGRMVTPRGYRWQQEPK, encoded by the coding sequence CGCGGAGTGCGAGCAGCTCGTGTGTTTCCTGGCGACGGGGGCCGTGGTGCGGCTCGTCGCCCCGCTGCTCGGCGACAAGACGTCCGACCCGGGCGTGGTGTGCGTCGACGAGGGCGGGCGGTTCGCCGTGCCGGTGCTCGGCGGGCACGGGGGCGGCGCCAATGAACTGGCCCTGCGAGTGGGCGAGTTGCTCGGGGCCCAGCCGGTGGTGACCACGGCGACGGACGCCGTCGGCCTCCCCGGCCTGGACACCCTCGGGCTGCCCGTGGAGGGCGATGTCGCCGCGGTGACCCGGGCCCTGCTGGACGGGGAGCCGGTGGCGCTGGACGCGGAGGTGGCGTGGCCGCTGCCGCCGCTGCCGTTCACGGCGTCCGACACCTCGGACGCGTACGTCGTGCGGGTCACCGACCGTGCCGTCGCGCCCGGTGCCCGGGAGGTGCTGCTGCGGCCGCCGTCGCTCGTCGTCGGCGTCGGCGCGTCCAGGGGCGCCCCCGCGGAGGAGGTCCTCGAGGTGATCGAGGGCGCGCTGCGGGAGGCCCGAGTGTCCCCTCGTAGCGTCGCCTCGCTGGCCACGGTGGACGCCAAGGCCGGGGAGCCGGGCATCCTGGAGGCCGCGGCGCGGCTCGGGGTGCCGGTGGTGACGTACTCCGCCGAGGAGTTGGCCGCGGTTCAGGTGCCGAACCCCTCCGACGCGCCGCTCGCCGCCGTCGGCACGCCCTCCGTCGCGGAGGCGGCGGCCCTGCGGCAGGGGGGCGAACTCCTCGTCCCCAAGCGGAAGTCGGCGGGTTCTCCCGCGATGGCGACCTGTGCCGTCGTACGGCGTCCGGGGCGCGGGCGGCTCGCGGTGGTCGGCCTCGGGCCGGGCGCCCGGGACCTGCTCACACCGCGGGCGAAGGACGAACTGCGGCGGGCCTCGGTGCTCGTCGGCCTCGACCAGTACGTCGACCAGATCCGCGATCTGCTGCGGCCCGGCACCCGGATCCTGGAGTCGGGGCTCGGCGCCGAGGAGGAGCGGGCGCGCACGGCCGTCGCCGAGGCGCGCAAGGGCCACGCGGTCGCGCTGATCGGCAGCGGGGACGCCGGGGTGTACGCGATGGCCTCCCCGGCGCTCGCCGAGGCCTGCGAGGACATCGAGGTCGTCGGGGTGCCGGGGGTGACCGCCGCGCTCGCGGCGGCCGCGCTGCTCGGCGCGCCCCTCGGCCACGACCACGTCTCGATCAGCCTGTCCGATCTGCACACGCCGTGGGAGGTCATCGAGCGGCGGGTGCGGGCGGCGGCCGAGGCCGACCTCGTGGTGACGTTCTACAACCCGCGTTCGCGGGGCCGTGACTGGCAGTTGCCCAAGGCGCTCGCGATCCTCGCGGAGCACCGGGAGCCGGGCACACCGGTCGGTGTCGTCCGCAACGCCTCCCGCCCGGACGGCACCGCCCGGGTGACGACCCTGGCCGGCCTCGACCCGGCGACCGTCGACATGATGACGGTCGTGACCGTGGGCAACACCGCGACCCGCACGGTCGCGGGCCGGATGGTGACGCCCCGCGGCTACCGCTGGCAGCAGGAGCCGAAGTGA
- a CDS encoding amino acid ABC transporter permease → MTATDVPLQPKKKGLTRRQKRRVSRGVQYVVFVAAVIAFAVSADWDRLQNQFAQWDIARQMFPDVITLALKNTVLYTVSGFAVGLALGMLIALMRLSSVGPYRWLAGIYIEIFRGLPALLIFIFIGVAVPLAFPGTEIVGGTYGKVALALGLVAAAYMAETIRAGIQAVPKGQIEAARSLGFSPTRAMVSIIVPQAFRIILPPLTNELVLLFKDSSLVLFLGVTLEERELSKYGRDLASTTANSTPILVAGLCYLLVTIPLGFVVRRMEAKAQEAVK, encoded by the coding sequence ATGACCGCCACGGACGTACCGCTCCAGCCGAAGAAGAAGGGCCTGACCCGGCGGCAGAAGCGCAGGGTGTCCCGGGGCGTGCAGTACGTCGTCTTCGTCGCCGCCGTGATCGCCTTCGCGGTCTCGGCGGACTGGGACCGGCTGCAGAACCAGTTCGCCCAGTGGGACATCGCGCGGCAGATGTTCCCGGACGTCATCACGCTGGCCCTGAAGAACACCGTGCTGTACACGGTGTCCGGCTTCGCCGTCGGACTGGCGCTCGGCATGCTCATCGCGCTGATGCGGCTGTCCTCCGTCGGTCCCTACCGCTGGCTGGCCGGGATCTACATCGAGATCTTCCGCGGACTGCCCGCCCTGCTGATCTTCATCTTCATCGGCGTGGCCGTCCCGCTGGCCTTCCCTGGCACGGAGATCGTCGGCGGGACGTACGGCAAGGTCGCCCTCGCGCTCGGCCTGGTCGCCGCCGCCTACATGGCGGAGACCATCCGCGCCGGCATCCAGGCCGTCCCCAAGGGGCAGATCGAGGCGGCCCGTTCACTGGGTTTCTCGCCCACCCGCGCCATGGTCTCGATCATCGTCCCGCAGGCCTTCCGGATCATTCTCCCGCCGCTCACCAACGAACTCGTCCTGCTCTTCAAGGACTCCTCGCTGGTGCTGTTCCTCGGCGTCACCCTGGAGGAGCGCGAACTGTCCAAGTACGGCCGTGACCTCGCCAGCACGACCGCCAACTCCACGCCGATCCTGGTCGCCGGCCTGTGCTACCTGCTGGTGACCATCCCGCTCGGCTTCGTGGTGCGCCGTATGGAGGCCAAGGCCCAGGAGGCCGTGAAATGA
- a CDS encoding SCO1860 family LAETG-anchored protein: protein MSTLSFRMPARRLAAVTAAGALAAGPAVLAGAGPAHTADGGGSASAAVLRTGLDVALADRSVEVPLAVSLNEVRAPRSAGKTALTAELDGVDGGRPFSVLRADAAEAKATVDATGARASTRLARARLHVPGLPLLSVIEVDAVTSTATCAAGRAPVATSRLPGSVTVLGKKVSVGAGGPTEVKVPGVGEVRLDLSRREVTSRTAAATALRLTVSVNPLKLNVAEVTGTLTLAEARCATPPAAEKPAEAAATPGTGVGAQDATPEPDVRAQGAPAGADLASTGGSPLTPYLAGGAVALLAAGGGAVALARRRDQGVFRKSCAGAVRDFRNTPWGTRERVPSVSGRPGSSPGQAPEGTS, encoded by the coding sequence ATGAGCACCCTGTCCTTCCGCATGCCCGCACGCCGTCTCGCCGCCGTCACGGCGGCCGGCGCCCTGGCCGCCGGCCCCGCCGTCCTCGCCGGCGCGGGCCCGGCGCACACGGCCGACGGCGGGGGCAGCGCGAGCGCCGCCGTCCTGCGCACCGGCCTCGACGTGGCCCTGGCCGACAGATCGGTCGAGGTACCGCTCGCCGTCTCCCTCAACGAGGTGCGGGCACCGCGGAGCGCCGGGAAGACCGCGCTGACGGCCGAGCTGGACGGCGTCGACGGCGGACGGCCCTTCAGCGTCCTGCGCGCCGACGCCGCCGAGGCGAAGGCCACCGTCGACGCCACCGGGGCCAGGGCCTCGACCCGCCTCGCGCGCGCCCGGCTGCACGTCCCCGGACTGCCCCTGCTCTCCGTGATCGAGGTCGACGCGGTGACCTCCACGGCGACCTGCGCCGCCGGGAGGGCCCCGGTCGCCACCTCCCGGCTGCCCGGCTCGGTGACGGTGCTCGGCAAGAAGGTCTCGGTGGGCGCGGGCGGCCCGACCGAGGTGAAGGTCCCCGGCGTGGGCGAGGTCCGGCTCGACCTGTCCCGGCGCGAGGTCACCTCCCGTACGGCCGCCGCGACCGCCCTGCGACTCACCGTCTCCGTCAACCCGTTGAAGCTGAACGTCGCCGAGGTCACCGGCACCCTCACCCTGGCCGAGGCGCGCTGCGCGACCCCGCCCGCCGCCGAGAAGCCGGCCGAGGCGGCCGCGACCCCCGGAACCGGCGTCGGGGCGCAGGACGCGACCCCCGAACCCGACGTCAGGGCGCAGGGCGCGCCCGCCGGGGCGGACCTCGCCAGCACCGGCGGCAGCCCGCTCACGCCGTACCTCGCGGGCGGAGCGGTGGCACTGCTGGCGGCGGGCGGGGGAGCGGTGGCCCTGGCCCGCCGCCGCGACCAGGGGGTGTTTCGAAAGTCCTGTGCGGGTGCTGTGCGGGACTTTCGAAACACCCCCTGGGGCACCCGGGAGCGGGTGCCGTCGGTCAGCGGTCGGCCAGGGTCATCGCCCGGTCAAGCGCCTGAAGGAACGAGTTGA
- a CDS encoding amino acid ABC transporter ATP-binding protein, with product MSRPEIQVKDLHKSFGANEVLRGIDLEIGQGEVVCVIGPSGSGKSTLLRCVNLLEEPTKGQVFVGGTEVTDPDVDIDAVRRRIGMVFQQFNLFPHLTVTENLTLPQRRVLRRDKAAAAKVAAENLERVGLAEKADAYPASLSGGQQQRVAIARALAMGPEVMLFDEPTSALDPELVGDVLAVMRRLAREGMTMMVVTHEMTFAREVADRVVFMDGGVVVEDGTPARVIGDPQNERTRHFLSRLLDPAMAEVEEDR from the coding sequence ATGAGCCGACCGGAGATCCAGGTCAAGGACCTGCACAAGTCCTTCGGCGCCAACGAGGTGCTGCGCGGCATCGACCTGGAGATCGGCCAGGGCGAGGTCGTCTGTGTCATCGGCCCCTCCGGTTCGGGCAAGTCGACGCTGCTGCGGTGCGTGAACCTGCTGGAGGAGCCGACCAAGGGCCAGGTCTTCGTGGGCGGCACCGAGGTCACCGACCCGGACGTCGACATCGACGCCGTACGCCGCCGGATCGGCATGGTCTTCCAGCAGTTCAACCTCTTCCCGCATCTGACCGTCACCGAGAACCTCACCCTGCCGCAGCGCCGGGTGCTGCGCCGGGACAAGGCCGCGGCGGCGAAGGTGGCCGCCGAGAACCTGGAGCGTGTCGGCCTCGCCGAGAAGGCCGACGCCTACCCCGCCTCCCTCTCCGGCGGCCAGCAGCAGCGCGTCGCGATCGCCCGCGCGCTCGCCATGGGCCCCGAGGTGATGCTGTTCGACGAGCCCACCTCGGCGCTCGACCCGGAACTGGTCGGGGACGTCCTCGCGGTCATGCGCAGGCTCGCCCGGGAGGGCATGACCATGATGGTCGTCACCCATGAGATGACCTTCGCCCGCGAGGTCGCCGACCGGGTCGTCTTCATGGACGGCGGAGTCGTCGTCGAGGACGGCACACCCGCCCGGGTCATCGGCGACCCGCAGAACGAGCGCACCCGCCACTTCCTCTCCCGGCTGCTCGACCCGGCGATGGCGGAGGTGGAGGAGGACAGGTGA
- a CDS encoding amidohydrolase family protein has product MSDHAVLHVKGRVLAGPDDIRDELWVVAGRISYDRPAGARDVRTVQGWALPGLVDAHCHVGLGPEGPVAADVAEKQALTDREAGTLLIRDAGSPSDTRWVDDRADLPKIIRAGRHIARTRRYIRGYAHEIEPQDLVAYVAREARRGDGWVKLVGDWIDREAGDLAPSWPREAAEAAIAEAHRLGARVTAHCFAENSLRDLVESGIDCIEHATGLTEDLIPLFVERGVAIVPTLVNIATFPQLAAGGAAKFPRWSAHMRRLHERRYDTVRSAHDAGIPVFVGTDAGGTLPHGLVAAEVAELVTGAGLPPLAALAATTWAARAWLGRPGLDEGAPADLVVYDSDPRGDVRVLAAPRRVVLNGRVVG; this is encoded by the coding sequence ATGAGCGATCACGCGGTGCTGCACGTGAAGGGCAGGGTCCTGGCCGGACCCGACGACATCCGCGACGAACTGTGGGTCGTCGCCGGCCGGATCTCCTACGACCGTCCGGCCGGCGCCCGCGACGTACGGACCGTCCAGGGCTGGGCCCTGCCCGGGCTGGTCGACGCCCACTGCCATGTGGGCCTCGGACCGGAGGGACCGGTCGCGGCGGACGTCGCCGAGAAGCAGGCGCTGACCGACCGCGAGGCGGGCACCCTGCTGATCCGCGACGCCGGCTCACCCTCCGACACCCGCTGGGTCGACGACCGCGCCGACCTGCCGAAGATCATCAGGGCCGGCCGGCACATCGCCCGCACCCGCCGCTACATCCGGGGCTACGCCCACGAGATCGAGCCGCAGGACCTCGTCGCGTACGTCGCGCGGGAGGCGCGGCGCGGCGACGGCTGGGTCAAGCTGGTCGGCGACTGGATCGACCGCGAGGCGGGCGACCTCGCCCCGAGCTGGCCCCGGGAGGCGGCCGAGGCGGCCATCGCGGAGGCGCACCGCCTCGGCGCCCGGGTCACCGCCCACTGCTTCGCCGAGAACTCCCTGCGCGACCTCGTCGAGTCGGGCATCGACTGCATCGAGCACGCGACGGGCCTCACCGAGGACCTCATCCCGCTCTTCGTCGAACGGGGCGTGGCGATCGTCCCGACCCTCGTCAACATCGCGACCTTCCCCCAGCTCGCCGCGGGCGGCGCGGCCAAGTTCCCCCGCTGGTCGGCCCATATGCGCCGGCTCCACGAACGCCGCTACGACACCGTGCGCTCCGCCCACGACGCCGGCATCCCGGTCTTCGTCGGCACCGACGCCGGCGGCACCCTCCCGCACGGGCTGGTGGCCGCCGAGGTGGCGGAGCTGGTGACCGGGGCAGGCCTCCCGCCCCTGGCGGCGCTCGCCGCGACCACCTGGGCCGCCCGTGCCTGGCTCGGCCGCCCCGGCCTCGACGAGGGCGCCCCGGCCGACCTCGTCGTCTACGACAGCGATCCGCGCGGCGACGTCCGCGTGCTCGCGGCACCCCGCCGGGTGGTGCTCAACGGCAGGGTCGTGGGCTGA
- a CDS encoding sirohydrochlorin chelatase, whose amino-acid sequence MTTPPPALLIAGHGTRDEAGAEAFRDFVRELGRRHPELPVAGGFIELSPPPLGEAVTELVERGVRRFAAVPLMLVSAGHAKGDIPAALAREKERHPGISYTYGRPLGPHPALLNVLERRLDEALGGAARTPEDRSDVTVLLVGRGSTDPDANAEVHKAARLLWEGRGYAGVETAFVSLAAPDVPSGLDRCVRLGARRIVVLPYFLFTGILPDRVRQQTEGWAAAHPQVEVRSAEVVGPEPELLDLVMERYEEAVKGDLRMNCDSCVYRIALPGFEDKVGAPQQPHFHPDDDDHHHGHHGHHHGGHAHAH is encoded by the coding sequence GTGACCACCCCGCCGCCCGCCCTGCTCATCGCCGGCCACGGCACCCGGGACGAGGCCGGAGCCGAGGCGTTCCGCGACTTCGTCCGGGAGCTGGGGCGCCGCCACCCGGAGCTGCCCGTCGCGGGCGGATTCATCGAGCTGTCGCCTCCCCCGCTGGGCGAGGCCGTGACCGAGCTGGTGGAGCGGGGGGTGCGCCGCTTCGCCGCCGTCCCGCTGATGCTGGTGTCCGCCGGGCACGCCAAGGGGGACATCCCGGCGGCGCTGGCCCGCGAGAAGGAACGGCACCCGGGGATCTCGTACACCTACGGCCGTCCGCTGGGCCCGCACCCGGCGCTGCTGAACGTCCTGGAGCGACGGCTCGACGAGGCTCTCGGCGGTGCCGCGCGTACGCCGGAGGACCGGTCCGACGTCACGGTCCTCCTGGTCGGGCGCGGTTCGACGGACCCGGACGCCAACGCCGAGGTGCACAAGGCGGCCCGGCTGCTGTGGGAGGGGCGCGGATACGCGGGCGTGGAGACGGCGTTCGTGTCGCTGGCCGCGCCGGACGTGCCGAGCGGCCTCGACCGGTGCGTACGGCTCGGGGCGCGCCGGATCGTCGTGCTGCCGTACTTCCTGTTCACCGGGATCCTGCCGGACCGGGTGCGGCAGCAGACCGAGGGGTGGGCGGCCGCGCACCCGCAGGTGGAGGTCCGCTCGGCGGAGGTCGTCGGGCCCGAGCCTGAGCTGCTCGACCTGGTGATGGAGCGGTACGAGGAGGCCGTCAAGGGCGATCTGCGGATGAACTGCGACTCCTGTGTGTACCGGATCGCGCTGCCCGGGTTCGAGGACAAGGTGGGCGCGCCGCAGCAGCCGCACTTCCACCCCGACGACGACGATCACCACCACGGACACCACGGGCACCACCACGGCGGACATGCGCATGCGCACTGA